Proteins co-encoded in one Halococcoides cellulosivorans genomic window:
- a CDS encoding DUF5815 family protein — protein sequence MSVPGVPTDDDPELELPCGETVDVREFDLNTSEIDCECGEAHGVVYDTDPLTRFIPEQMAHTLEETVKPRETDHTFGTLHAVGMLADEVPQTVASTDASEIGEVGFNYVWVSDFTAREVHVLLVQLLVDLMDHAVDQVGDDSIKSAFAERLDGLDVEEFVDEYRTQRSFDGPDDTAV from the coding sequence ATGTCAGTCCCAGGCGTGCCGACCGACGACGACCCGGAACTCGAACTGCCCTGTGGCGAGACCGTCGACGTCCGCGAGTTCGATCTGAACACCAGCGAGATCGACTGTGAGTGTGGCGAAGCCCACGGTGTCGTCTACGACACCGATCCGCTCACCCGGTTCATCCCCGAGCAGATGGCCCACACACTCGAAGAGACCGTCAAGCCCCGCGAGACCGACCACACGTTCGGAACGCTCCACGCGGTGGGGATGCTCGCAGACGAAGTCCCCCAGACGGTCGCCTCGACCGACGCCTCCGAGATTGGCGAGGTCGGGTTCAACTACGTCTGGGTGAGCGACTTCACCGCTCGCGAGGTCCACGTGCTGCTCGTCCAGTTGCTGGTCGACCTGATGGATCACGCCGTCGACCAGGTCGGTGACGACTCGATCAAATCCGCGTTCGCTGAACGGCTCGACGGCCTCGACGTCGAGGAGTTCGTCGACGAGTACCGCACCCAGCGGTCGTTCGACGGGCCCGACGACACCGCCGTTTAG
- a CDS encoding aldo/keto reductase → MAPTVDLPTGAMPQLGLGTYKLHDETVREVLDTAYDAGYRHVDTAEGYGNEAALGDALASYDRDDFWITSKVLPSNLNYESVIDACQASLDRLGIDTLDLYLVHWPNPAISLRETLDAMATLVDRGLVRNVGVSNFTAYQLRAARRISPVPIAVDQVEFHPYYQQERVREEVADGSIALEAAAPLARAAVFDDPTITEIAERYDRTPAQITLRWAIEHGATVIPRSSTPDHVRANADVLDWSLDDRDVGAIDDIATRESAYYEGFDFTGETYGIAE, encoded by the coding sequence ATGGCCCCGACCGTCGACCTGCCGACCGGCGCGATGCCCCAACTCGGCCTCGGAACGTACAAACTCCACGACGAGACAGTTCGCGAGGTGCTCGACACCGCGTACGACGCGGGCTATCGCCACGTCGACACCGCCGAGGGCTACGGCAACGAAGCCGCGCTCGGTGACGCGCTCGCGAGCTACGACCGCGACGACTTTTGGATCACCTCGAAGGTCTTGCCCTCGAATCTGAACTACGAGTCCGTGATCGACGCCTGCCAGGCCAGCCTCGACCGGTTGGGCATCGACACGCTCGATCTGTATCTCGTCCACTGGCCGAACCCGGCGATCTCGTTGCGCGAGACCCTCGACGCGATGGCGACACTCGTCGATCGCGGCCTCGTCCGTAACGTCGGCGTCTCGAATTTCACGGCCTACCAGCTCCGGGCCGCCCGGCGGATCAGTCCGGTCCCGATCGCCGTCGATCAAGTCGAGTTCCACCCCTACTATCAGCAAGAACGCGTGCGCGAAGAGGTGGCCGACGGCTCGATCGCACTCGAAGCGGCGGCCCCGCTCGCCCGCGCGGCGGTGTTCGACGACCCGACGATCACCGAGATTGCCGAGCGATACGATCGTACGCCCGCCCAGATCACGCTGCGGTGGGCGATCGAGCACGGCGCGACGGTCATCCCCCGATCGTCGACGCCCGATCACGTCCGAGCGAACGCGGACGTGCTCGACTGGTCGCTCGACGATCGGGACGTGGGGGCGATCGACGATATCGCGACCCGCGAGTCGGCGTACTACGAGGGGTTCGACTTCACAGGCGAGACGTACGGTATCGCTGAATAA
- a CDS encoding beta-glucosidase, translating into MHAADAAPAIDALLDRMTLAEQCAQLVGVRPCDLADSEGRFDPERAAEAIPHGVGHVARIGGWAGREPRDAAAFANSVQRFCREETRHGIPAIPHEECLCGYMGPGGTVVPQAIGMAATFDPDLLRATTDAIGAELAGIGCRQALSPVLDVGRDPRFGRIEETFGESPALIEVMATAFVDGIQDGDGPALGATVKHFIGHGTPSGGRSRASVSVGPRDLRAVHARPFETVIAAADPDGAMNAYNDVDGRPCGGAPELLEGLLRDDLGFDGTVVSDYFSVPQLASVHGVASDDREAARQALTAGIDVELPEADAYRALEASVESGDLDRSVVRRSCRRVLEQKAALGLFADPTIDAERASDRVGAERTRQLAQRAARESVTIVESGPLPIDDPDRIAVVGPQADATVGLLGDYAYPVHMEDPDACAVVSPVEGLRRTVDARIDHAPGCPLLDDDRSGIEEARSVAADADLAIAVVGARSGLFAAETEDGEYTGLASAGEGISRSGLGLPGVQPELLDALAAVDTPTVAVVVAGRPLRVDAAVDGLVYAWLPGERGGLGLAEALAGTDPGGRLPVSIPRSAGHVPAHHARRPQSGPAGYRFGPGDPAHAFGAGESYATIEYGPLEAPDASETTAPLELATTVTNVSDRPGVAVPQVYATDLPGDRTSPERELCGFARVDLDPGASKRVSWSIPAVALADYDADVERVLHPGPATIALGRSSADLVDRQSFDLTGDPARLPPGRDHRATVTIE; encoded by the coding sequence ATGCACGCAGCGGACGCCGCGCCCGCGATCGACGCCCTCCTCGATCGGATGACGCTGGCCGAGCAGTGCGCCCAACTCGTCGGTGTCCGCCCGTGCGATCTGGCCGATTCGGAGGGGCGATTCGACCCCGAGCGGGCCGCCGAGGCGATTCCCCACGGCGTCGGGCACGTCGCCCGCATCGGCGGGTGGGCCGGACGCGAGCCACGCGACGCTGCCGCGTTCGCGAATTCCGTCCAGCGGTTCTGTCGCGAGGAGACTCGCCACGGGATTCCCGCGATTCCCCACGAGGAGTGTCTCTGTGGCTACATGGGCCCGGGCGGGACGGTCGTCCCGCAGGCGATCGGGATGGCCGCGACCTTCGATCCCGACCTCCTCCGGGCGACGACCGACGCGATCGGGGCGGAACTCGCGGGGATCGGCTGTCGACAGGCGCTCTCGCCCGTGTTGGACGTGGGTCGAGACCCCCGATTCGGGCGGATCGAGGAGACGTTCGGAGAGTCGCCCGCACTGATCGAGGTGATGGCGACGGCGTTCGTCGATGGGATCCAGGACGGCGACGGGCCCGCACTCGGCGCGACGGTCAAGCACTTTATCGGGCACGGGACCCCGTCGGGTGGGCGGTCGCGTGCGTCGGTCTCGGTCGGCCCGCGTGACCTCCGGGCCGTCCACGCACGACCGTTCGAGACGGTGATCGCCGCGGCCGACCCCGACGGCGCGATGAACGCGTACAACGACGTCGACGGACGGCCCTGCGGGGGCGCCCCAGAGCTTCTTGAGGGCCTGCTCCGCGACGACCTGGGCTTCGATGGCACGGTCGTCTCCGACTATTTCAGCGTCCCGCAACTCGCCTCGGTCCACGGCGTCGCGAGCGACGATCGCGAGGCGGCCCGACAGGCACTCACCGCCGGGATCGACGTGGAACTGCCCGAAGCCGACGCCTATCGCGCCCTCGAAGCGAGCGTCGAGAGCGGCGATCTCGACCGCTCGGTCGTGCGGCGGTCCTGTCGGCGCGTCCTCGAACAGAAGGCCGCGCTCGGCCTGTTCGCGGATCCCACGATCGACGCCGAGCGGGCGAGCGATCGCGTCGGGGCCGAGCGCACCCGCCAACTGGCCCAGCGAGCGGCCCGCGAGAGCGTCACGATCGTCGAGTCGGGCCCGCTCCCGATCGACGATCCCGACCGTATCGCCGTCGTCGGGCCCCAGGCCGACGCGACAGTCGGCCTCCTGGGTGATTACGCCTACCCGGTCCACATGGAGGATCCGGACGCGTGTGCCGTGGTCTCGCCGGTGGAGGGGCTGCGTCGCACCGTCGACGCCCGAATCGACCACGCGCCTGGCTGTCCGCTGCTCGACGACGATCGGTCGGGCATCGAGGAGGCGCGATCGGTCGCCGCCGACGCGGATCTCGCGATCGCGGTCGTCGGCGCGCGCTCGGGGCTGTTCGCCGCCGAGACCGAAGACGGCGAGTACACCGGCCTGGCGAGCGCGGGCGAGGGGATCTCGCGGTCGGGGCTGGGCCTGCCGGGCGTCCAGCCGGAGTTGCTCGACGCACTCGCCGCGGTCGACACCCCCACCGTCGCAGTCGTCGTCGCGGGCCGCCCACTCAGGGTCGACGCGGCGGTCGACGGCCTCGTCTACGCCTGGCTGCCCGGCGAACGCGGCGGCCTGGGCCTCGCGGAGGCGCTCGCTGGGACCGACCCCGGCGGGCGACTCCCGGTATCGATCCCCCGATCGGCGGGTCACGTCCCCGCCCATCACGCCCGCCGGCCGCAGTCGGGCCCCGCGGGCTACCGGTTCGGACCGGGCGATCCCGCCCACGCGTTCGGCGCTGGCGAGAGCTACGCGACGATCGAATACGGCCCGCTGGAGGCCCCCGACGCGAGCGAGACGACGGCGCCGCTCGAACTCGCGACGACGGTCACGAACGTCTCCGATCGCCCGGGGGTCGCGGTTCCACAGGTGTACGCCACCGATCTGCCGGGCGATCGCACCAGCCCCGAGCGTGAGCTCTGCGGGTTCGCTCGGGTCGACCTCGATCCCGGCGCGTCGAAGCGCGTCTCCTGGTCGATCCCAGCGGTCGCGCTGGCCGACTACGACGCCGACGTGGAGCGGGTGCTCCACCCCGGACCCGCAACGATCGCACTCGGCCGGTCGAGTGCCGACCTCGTCGATCGGCAGTCATTCGACCTGACTGGCGACCCAGCACGGCTCCCGCCGGGTCGCGATCATCGGGCGACAGTCACGATCGAGTGA
- a CDS encoding M28 family peptidase — protein MNAALDRALGRVWQSPLPGRVLDDLVALDRVAGHDGERRAADRILDHLDRAGAVDTRREAVPIEVWHADGASLAIDPPAASAGIDAQGDATPDHYAATALPYSPAGTVIGPVRSIDADADLDGAIALSRAGGDTHRLAAVGRAAERGAAGFLLAGDRPGQLRPTGTVGTGQAGPLVAAGISHETAATLDRRDRPVELSVSARLTDGETHLVRGRIGPDTADRVLVVAHHDAHAIGEGALDNGAGVAALVAVVETLVGVDLPLGVDVATVGGEEVGLLGSAALAAAMDTDRIRAVVNCDGIGRHPRPKAITHGSDALDDLIAGVARDLDRPIDRVTRTHPYSDHWPFLRRGVPALQFHSTRPGGRTDRWERGVTHTAADTREKVSIATVRDHAMVAAVAVRRLLDTRVPRRDPDAIRAGFEETGLSDRMRTAGVWPEAW, from the coding sequence ATGAACGCGGCCCTCGACCGCGCGCTCGGCCGGGTCTGGCAGTCGCCACTCCCGGGGCGCGTCCTCGACGATCTGGTCGCACTCGACCGCGTCGCGGGCCACGACGGCGAGCGTCGCGCGGCCGACCGCATTCTCGATCACCTCGACCGGGCGGGCGCGGTCGACACGCGTCGCGAGGCCGTCCCGATCGAGGTCTGGCACGCCGATGGCGCGTCGCTCGCGATCGATCCGCCCGCAGCGAGCGCCGGCATCGACGCCCAGGGCGACGCGACGCCCGATCACTACGCGGCGACCGCGCTCCCCTACTCGCCGGCGGGGACGGTGATCGGCCCCGTTCGATCGATCGACGCCGACGCCGATCTCGACGGCGCGATCGCCCTCTCTCGGGCCGGCGGCGACACGCACCGCCTCGCCGCCGTGGGGCGGGCCGCCGAACGCGGTGCGGCGGGATTTCTCCTCGCGGGCGACCGGCCCGGACAACTCCGCCCGACCGGCACCGTCGGGACGGGCCAGGCGGGCCCGCTGGTCGCGGCGGGGATCAGCCACGAGACCGCCGCGACGCTCGACCGCCGTGACCGGCCGGTCGAACTGTCGGTCTCGGCTCGTCTGACGGACGGTGAGACCCACCTCGTGCGCGGGCGGATCGGCCCCGACACCGCGGATCGCGTCCTCGTCGTCGCCCACCACGACGCTCACGCGATCGGTGAGGGCGCACTCGACAACGGGGCCGGCGTCGCCGCGCTGGTCGCGGTCGTCGAGACCCTCGTCGGCGTCGATCTCCCGCTCGGCGTCGACGTCGCGACCGTCGGCGGCGAGGAGGTCGGCCTGCTCGGGTCGGCGGCGCTGGCCGCCGCGATGGACACCGACCGGATTCGCGCGGTCGTCAACTGCGACGGGATCGGCCGGCACCCCCGCCCGAAGGCGATCACCCACGGGTCGGACGCGCTCGACGACCTGATCGCCGGCGTCGCGCGTGATCTCGACCGGCCGATCGATCGGGTGACCCGGACCCACCCGTACAGCGATCACTGGCCCTTTCTCCGGCGTGGCGTCCCGGCACTGCAGTTTCACAGCACTCGACCCGGCGGGCGGACCGATCGCTGGGAGCGCGGCGTCACCCACACTGCCGCCGACACCCGCGAGAAGGTCTCGATCGCGACCGTCCGCGATCACGCGATGGTCGCGGCGGTGGCCGTCCGCCGGTTGCTCGACACGCGCGTCCCGCGGCGCGACCCCGACGCGATCCGGGCGGGCTTCGAGGAGACGGGCCTGTCCGACCGGATGCGCACGGCAGGCGTCTGGCCCGAGGCGTGGTGA
- a CDS encoding TIGR00725 family protein — protein sequence MRVSVIGGSSVDEETSAIAREVGRLLAEHGHTVVCGGRGGVMAAVCRGASEAGGQTIGILPGEDRSAANEFVDTAIATGLGNARNALVVMNGDAAIAIDGATGTLSEIALGLDAGRPVAGLDTHDVAGVAAVDTPAAAVDYVERAGPE from the coding sequence ATGCGCGTGAGTGTCATCGGTGGGAGTTCGGTCGACGAGGAGACCAGCGCGATCGCTCGCGAGGTGGGCCGATTACTGGCCGAGCACGGCCACACCGTCGTCTGTGGCGGGCGTGGCGGCGTGATGGCAGCGGTCTGTCGGGGTGCGAGCGAGGCCGGCGGGCAGACGATCGGCATTTTGCCCGGTGAGGACCGGAGCGCGGCCAACGAGTTCGTCGACACCGCGATCGCGACGGGGTTGGGCAACGCCCGCAACGCGCTGGTCGTCATGAATGGCGACGCCGCGATCGCGATCGACGGGGCGACGGGCACGCTCTCGGAGATCGCCCTCGGACTCGACGCGGGCCGGCCCGTCGCGGGCCTGGACACCCACGACGTGGCGGGCGTCGCGGCCGTCGACACGCCCGCAGCGGCGGTCGACTACGTCGAGCGGGCTGGCCCGGAGTAG
- a CDS encoding DUF302 domain-containing protein, translating to MTYTTRTTVAGEFDAVVEATIDALGDEGFGVLSDIDVQATFAAKLDEQFRQYRILGACNPPLAHEGLREEIELGALLPCNVIVYEADDGVVVAAVDPQRLVGLADNDALDPIATEVDDRLQRALDTVEDRV from the coding sequence GTGACGTACACGACACGAACGACGGTCGCGGGCGAGTTCGACGCGGTCGTCGAGGCGACGATCGACGCACTTGGCGACGAAGGCTTCGGTGTCCTCTCGGACATCGACGTGCAGGCAACGTTCGCGGCGAAACTCGACGAACAGTTCCGCCAGTATCGCATTCTCGGGGCGTGCAATCCGCCGCTGGCTCACGAGGGGCTTCGCGAGGAGATCGAACTCGGGGCGTTGCTGCCGTGTAACGTGATCGTCTACGAGGCCGACGACGGTGTAGTCGTCGCGGCGGTCGATCCACAGCGTCTCGTTGGCCTGGCTGACAACGATGCGCTCGATCCGATCGCGACCGAGGTCGACGACCGACTCCAGCGCGCGCTCGACACCGTCGAGGACCGCGTCTAA
- the pepF gene encoding oligoendopeptidase F, with protein MPTADSREAVPTEYTWDLDALYADREAWAADIASARESIDDLRAFEGQVADDADSLAATLETYEELMRTVSNVASYARMCRDEDTRDDDAQAMLAEAQSLSAAASEAASFIEPELQQAGREVVEPYLATDALAEYDHYLDDVLRMEAHTRSPEIEALLADLGEVLGSPGEIYDTLANADMTFPSVPAPEGEDGDVEITLDNVTTLLQRQDRAFRERVHDAFYGEWATVHNAVGTAYHKSVLTDVKSARARDYDSALDASLDGPNVPVDVYDTLVETVRDRLDPLHRHARFKADHVGAEALRPWDFYVPLTETESPEIPYEEACEHVLDAVGVLGEEYREHCADGLENRWVDVYETPGKRAGAYSGGTYDSQPYILMNYQDDVSSMYTLAHELGHSMHSELTSEAQPYIYGSYEIFVAEVASTVNEVLLTRHLLAESDDDRLTRHVLDQSLERFRSTLFRQTMFAEFERQVHATVEDGDPITPDRLDEAYRDLKADYYAPAELDEHIAREWMRIPHFYRSFYVYQYATGLSAAVAIADRIDEEGADAAAAYRDFLARGSSDYPVDLLRSVGVDPTTADPVAAAIDAYSDALDRMARVADLDG; from the coding sequence ATGCCCACCGCCGACTCCCGTGAAGCGGTTCCGACCGAGTACACCTGGGATCTCGACGCACTGTACGCCGACCGCGAGGCCTGGGCGGCCGACATCGCGAGCGCTCGCGAGTCCATCGACGACCTCCGTGCGTTCGAGGGTCAGGTCGCAGACGATGCCGACAGCCTCGCCGCGACGCTCGAAACCTACGAGGAGTTGATGCGGACCGTCTCGAACGTCGCCTCCTACGCCCGGATGTGCCGGGACGAGGACACCCGCGACGACGACGCCCAGGCCATGCTCGCGGAGGCCCAGTCGCTGTCCGCGGCCGCGAGCGAGGCCGCGAGTTTCATCGAACCGGAACTCCAGCAGGCCGGCCGCGAGGTCGTCGAACCGTATCTCGCGACCGACGCGCTGGCCGAGTACGACCACTACCTCGACGACGTGCTCCGGATGGAGGCCCACACCCGATCGCCCGAGATCGAAGCGCTGCTCGCAGATCTGGGCGAAGTGCTCGGCTCGCCCGGTGAGATCTACGACACGCTCGCGAACGCCGACATGACGTTTCCGAGCGTCCCGGCCCCCGAGGGAGAGGACGGCGACGTGGAGATCACTCTCGACAATGTCACGACCCTGCTCCAGCGCCAGGACCGCGCGTTCCGCGAGCGCGTCCACGACGCCTTCTACGGGGAGTGGGCGACCGTTCACAACGCCGTCGGGACCGCGTATCACAAATCGGTGCTGACCGACGTGAAATCGGCTCGCGCTCGGGACTACGACTCCGCACTCGACGCTTCACTCGACGGCCCGAACGTCCCGGTGGACGTCTACGACACCCTCGTCGAGACGGTCCGGGATCGCCTCGACCCGCTGCATCGCCACGCCCGGTTCAAGGCCGACCACGTCGGGGCGGAGGCGCTCCGGCCCTGGGATTTCTACGTCCCACTGACCGAGACCGAAAGTCCGGAGATTCCCTACGAAGAGGCCTGCGAGCACGTCCTCGACGCGGTCGGCGTGCTCGGTGAGGAGTACCGCGAGCACTGCGCCGACGGCCTGGAGAATCGCTGGGTCGACGTCTACGAGACGCCGGGCAAGCGCGCCGGCGCCTACAGCGGCGGGACCTACGACAGCCAGCCGTACATCCTCATGAACTACCAGGACGACGTCTCCTCGATGTACACGCTGGCCCACGAACTCGGCCACTCGATGCACTCGGAGTTGACCAGCGAGGCCCAGCCCTATATTTATGGCAGCTACGAGATCTTCGTCGCCGAGGTCGCGAGCACCGTCAACGAGGTCCTGCTGACGCGGCACCTGCTCGCCGAGAGCGACGACGACCGCCTGACCCGACACGTCCTCGATCAGTCGCTCGAACGGTTCCGCTCGACGCTGTTCCGCCAGACCATGTTCGCAGAGTTCGAACGGCAGGTTCACGCGACCGTCGAGGACGGCGACCCGATCACACCCGATCGGCTGGACGAGGCTTATCGCGACCTGAAAGCCGACTACTACGCGCCCGCGGAGTTGGACGAGCATATCGCACGGGAGTGGATGCGGATCCCGCACTTCTATCGGTCCTTCTACGTCTACCAGTACGCCACGGGCCTGTCGGCGGCGGTCGCGATCGCAGACCGGATCGACGAAGAAGGAGCGGACGCCGCCGCGGCGTATCGGGACTTCCTCGCGCGCGGGTCGAGCGACTATCCGGTCGATCTCCTCCGATCGGTCGGCGTGGATCCGACGACCGCCGACCCCGTCGCGGCGGCGATCGACGCCTATTCGGACGCACTCGACCGGATGGCCCGCGTCGCGGACCTGGACGGCTGA
- the pan2 gene encoding proteasome-activating nucleotidase Pan2 produces MSRSPSLPDSPKLDIDAEMGPDERLAALTEHFRDVRRVHEELHDQLDAARARRDEIEADVDQLERENETLKTSSLYIATAEELTDDGIVLKQHGNNQEVLTEASDAIRDRLDAGDRVAVNDSFSIKSTLDPETDSRAQAMEVSESPTVTYDDIGGLAEQIREVREAVEQPLIEADRFVEVGVEPPSGVLLHGPPGTGKTMLAKAVANETDATFIKMAGSELVQKFIGEGARLVRDLFELAAEHEPAVIFIDEIDAIAAKRTESKTSGDAEVQRTMMQLLSEMDGFEDRGEIRIVAATNRFDMLDRALLRPGRFDRLIEVPKPDPEGRKRIFEIHTREMNLANDVDLAALADSVEEVSGADIRAICTEAGMFAIREDRTQVTERDFREAIAKLESESDDVGTPVAFY; encoded by the coding sequence ATGTCCCGTAGCCCGTCTCTCCCAGACAGTCCGAAGCTGGATATCGACGCCGAGATGGGGCCCGACGAGCGGCTGGCGGCGCTCACGGAACACTTTCGTGACGTTCGACGGGTCCACGAGGAACTCCACGATCAACTCGACGCCGCGCGGGCCAGACGGGACGAGATCGAAGCCGACGTCGACCAGCTCGAACGCGAGAACGAGACGCTGAAGACGTCGTCGCTCTACATTGCGACCGCCGAGGAACTCACCGACGACGGGATCGTCCTCAAACAGCACGGCAACAACCAGGAAGTGCTCACCGAGGCCAGCGACGCGATCCGCGATCGGCTCGACGCGGGCGATCGCGTCGCCGTCAACGACTCGTTTTCGATCAAGTCCACACTCGACCCCGAGACCGACAGTCGCGCACAGGCGATGGAGGTCTCGGAGTCCCCGACGGTGACTTACGACGACATCGGTGGGCTGGCCGAGCAGATCCGCGAGGTCCGCGAGGCGGTCGAACAGCCCTTGATCGAGGCCGATCGGTTCGTCGAGGTCGGCGTCGAACCGCCGAGCGGCGTGCTCTTGCACGGCCCGCCCGGCACGGGCAAGACGATGCTTGCGAAAGCCGTCGCGAACGAGACCGACGCCACGTTCATCAAGATGGCGGGCTCGGAGTTGGTCCAGAAGTTCATCGGTGAGGGCGCACGCCTCGTCCGCGATCTGTTCGAACTCGCCGCCGAGCACGAACCCGCGGTGATCTTCATCGACGAGATCGACGCCATCGCTGCCAAACGCACCGAATCGAAGACCTCGGGCGACGCCGAGGTCCAGCGGACGATGATGCAACTGTTGAGCGAGATGGACGGGTTCGAGGATCGCGGTGAGATCCGCATCGTCGCCGCGACCAACCGGTTCGACATGCTCGACCGGGCGCTGCTCCGCCCCGGCCGGTTCGATCGCCTGATCGAGGTGCCCAAACCCGACCCCGAGGGCCGGAAACGGATCTTCGAGATCCACACCCGCGAGATGAACCTCGCGAACGACGTCGATCTGGCAGCGTTGGCCGACAGCGTCGAGGAGGTCTCCGGCGCGGACATCCGCGCGATCTGTACCGAGGCCGGGATGTTCGCGATCCGGGAGGATCGTACCCAGGTGACCGAGCGCGACTTCCGTGAGGCGATCGCGAAACTCGAATCCGAGTCCGACGACGTCGGCACGCCCGTCGCGTTCTACTAA
- a CDS encoding DUF5779 family protein translates to MSEFDLDLRTIEESIEDSDGPHRIVLDVLDGSTPDREYVEAIEAGQVLVLAVEGDVNERAAGFARDVHAGGGSLVHFRGFLIVAPPGVGVDTDRL, encoded by the coding sequence ATGAGCGAGTTCGATCTCGACTTGCGAACGATCGAAGAGTCGATCGAGGACAGCGACGGCCCCCACCGGATCGTACTCGACGTGCTCGACGGATCGACGCCGGACCGAGAGTACGTCGAGGCGATCGAGGCGGGCCAGGTCCTCGTCCTCGCGGTCGAGGGCGACGTCAACGAGCGCGCGGCGGGCTTCGCGCGCGACGTGCACGCCGGGGGCGGGTCGCTCGTCCACTTTCGTGGCTTTTTGATCGTCGCGCCACCGGGCGTCGGCGTCGACACCGACCGGCTGTGA
- a CDS encoding ribbon-helix-helix domain-containing protein, giving the protein MTDYTTVSIPRDLADRVEDTIEGTSFQSTSDLVRFLLRSIVIQHEREGQLTEADFEEITEQLRDLGYLE; this is encoded by the coding sequence ATGACCGACTACACGACCGTCTCGATCCCGCGGGACCTCGCGGATCGGGTCGAGGACACCATCGAGGGCACGAGCTTTCAGTCGACGAGCGATCTCGTCCGCTTTCTGCTTCGGAGTATCGTCATCCAGCACGAACGCGAAGGCCAGCTCACCGAGGCCGACTTCGAGGAGATCACCGAGCAGTTGCGCGACCTGGGCTATCTGGAGTGA
- a CDS encoding MBL fold metallo-hydrolase, protein MELRFLGGAREIGRSALLIDDSLLVDFGLTADESPRLPQSIPDPDAVVASHGHLDHVGAIPALLAGTERPPVHWTPITRDLTRVLAQDTLKLHGGTPRAPFADPHVARLGEVSRVHDYGEPFDAAGYRVTLLDAGHVPGSAHVLIDDGETRLLYTGDFTTADQRLLAGTTARPSADAVVCEATYSDTERPPRGDIESRFVERVERTLWNGGTVLVPAFAIGRTQEVAAILAAADLPCYVDGMGQRVFELLDHSRSMLADPRAFARAKSHARFVSGDRHRIAAESTVIVTTSGMCRGGPVATYLPLVADQPKNTIALTGFQVPGTPGRDLLERGRATVDGRSIQASATVEQFDLSAHADRDGLRAFLADYRDTRVLVTHGDRCESFAESLRADGIDAAAPAVGDPITV, encoded by the coding sequence ATGGAGCTGCGATTTCTCGGTGGGGCCCGCGAGATCGGTCGGAGTGCCCTCCTGATCGACGACTCGCTGCTCGTCGATTTCGGGCTGACCGCCGACGAGTCGCCACGCCTGCCCCAGTCGATCCCCGACCCCGACGCCGTCGTCGCGAGCCACGGCCACCTCGATCACGTGGGGGCGATCCCCGCGTTGCTCGCCGGTACCGAGCGCCCGCCCGTTCACTGGACGCCCATCACCCGCGATCTGACGCGCGTGCTCGCACAGGATACCCTCAAACTTCACGGTGGGACGCCACGCGCGCCCTTTGCCGACCCACACGTCGCCCGTCTCGGCGAGGTCTCACGGGTCCACGACTACGGCGAGCCCTTCGACGCCGCGGGCTATCGGGTGACCCTCCTCGACGCCGGGCACGTCCCGGGCAGTGCGCACGTCCTGATCGACGACGGTGAGACGCGCCTGCTCTATACCGGCGATTTCACGACGGCGGATCAGCGCCTGCTGGCGGGCACGACGGCCCGGCCCTCGGCGGACGCGGTCGTCTGTGAGGCGACCTACAGCGACACCGAGCGCCCGCCGCGCGGGGACATCGAGTCGCGGTTCGTCGAGCGCGTCGAGCGCACGCTCTGGAACGGCGGGACGGTCCTCGTGCCTGCCTTTGCGATCGGGCGCACCCAGGAGGTCGCGGCGATCCTCGCCGCGGCCGATCTCCCCTGTTACGTCGACGGGATGGGCCAGCGCGTCTTCGAGTTGCTCGATCACTCCCGATCGATGCTGGCCGATCCCAGGGCCTTCGCCCGCGCGAAATCCCACGCCCGGTTCGTCTCGGGTGATCGCCACCGGATCGCCGCCGAGTCGACGGTGATCGTCACGACCAGTGGGATGTGTCGGGGCGGGCCCGTCGCGACCTACCTGCCGCTGGTGGCCGACCAGCCCAAGAACACGATCGCACTCACGGGCTTTCAGGTGCCCGGGACCCCAGGCCGCGACCTGCTCGAACGCGGTCGGGCGACCGTCGACGGGCGATCGATCCAGGCGAGTGCGACCGTCGAACAGTTCGATCTGTCGGCCCACGCCGATCGCGACGGTCTCCGGGCGTTCCTCGCGGACTATCGGGACACGCGCGTGCTCGTCACGCACGGCGATCGGTGCGAATCGTTCGCGGAGTCGCTGCGCGCGGACGGGATCGACGCCGCGGCTCCCGCCGTCGGTGATCCGATCACCGTCTGA